AAAAAAGGTGAGAAGCCCATAGTTGTTGAAACTACGGGCTTTTTCGCGTTTTTGATCATATATGAATTTTGTTATGCTACAGTGATATTCTTCAGGAATTTGTTGAACACTTCCTGCCTCGAATAAATATTGTAAAAATCCGTACCGAACAAATCCTGTATTTCCTTGTAGTCCAGCGCTATTTCGTCTTCATCTGAATATGCCAGTGTTTCCACTATCTCGCCTTTTTTGTTTCGCACTTTTTGGAATGCGATCGCACCGCCGACATCGTCGAGGTGAATGATGCCGCCCTTCAAAAGCTGACATGTCGCGGCACCCAGTGCTCTTGCGATCCGTTCGGCTGACAGCGCCTTTTCTCCCATTTTGTACTGAATAATTCGGATGAGGAGGAGCGCGACGAAGCAGATTAGGAAATGCGCGCGAATATGCTCATTCTTGCGGACGAACACAGGTCTGGCATAAAGATCTGTCTTCATAATCCTAAACGACTGCTCTATCCGCCAAAGACCGCCATACGCCTGGCGGATTTTCCGCTCATCATAGTCAAGTTCGCTAGTGATGATGCAAAAGTAGCCGTCATACATCGCGTCTTTTTCCGCTTTTTCCAAATCCACACTGCGCAGCTTTTTCGTGTTTTCCAGTACTTCGCCGGTCTCCTTATCAATGATTTTTTCCTTTGTGTATTCGTCGATACCTTTTTTGATACCATAGGCATTGTTATTGACGGAACGCTCGGCCTTTTTAAGTTTTTCTTCCCGCTTGCGCCTTGCCATGTCGGCTTCGGCCTTGCTCCAATATAGAAGCACTTTCCTTGTCCGTATTTCTTTCTTCCCGTCCTTGTCCTTCCCCTCATATTCCTCCCTGAACAGCTTGTATCTGTATGTACCGCCCTCGTTTGATATCCACCCGCTTTTATCAAACAGCTTTTCATTGTAACGCTGCCCTTTTTTCCCTTTTAGTATTTGCGAGAATACGAAACCGTCGCCATTGTTCACGATCGCATCAATGTTCTTCGAGGAATTCAGCCCCTTATCGGCGACCACAACCAGCCTGCCTAACCCGTATGATTCCTTGACATCTTTCATGGTCGGCTGAAGTGTAAGAGAATCGCTCGTATTGCCGGGGAAAATCGACATGCTGACCGGA
The nucleotide sequence above comes from Phosphitispora fastidiosa. Encoded proteins:
- a CDS encoding IS1634 family transposase, whose protein sequence is MIKKDKVKRKGSIKTWVSVVEGYRPAPGAPPKQRTIKSFGYLEDQEDPEAFMAKVKEFNANYRAENVPLRIEAAGTARMYCEENRRQNYGYKFLEAVYKLLEIDSLIKSYEKSHRFRGEYSPSDIFKFLVLARILHPDSKRASCQMKDGFYGMRTDFTLPDVYRSLDHFADFEVELQRHLNERVKETIGRDLSYAFYDVTNYFFEIDFPDGEDDLRKKGVSKEHRVDPIVAMGLFMDSNGLPVSMSIFPGNTSDSLTLQPTMKDVKESYGLGRLVVVADKGLNSSKNIDAIVNNGDGFVFSQILKGKKGQRYNEKLFDKSGWISNEGGTYRYKLFREEYEGKDKDGKKEIRTRKVLLYWSKAEADMARRKREEKLKKAERSVNNNAYGIKKGIDEYTKEKIIDKETGEVLENTKKLRSVDLEKAEKDAMYDGYFCIITSELDYDERKIRQAYGGLWRIEQSFRIMKTDLYARPVFVRKNEHIRAHFLICFVALLLIRIIQYKMGEKALSAERIARALGAATCQLLKGGIIHLDDVGGAIAFQKVRNKKGEIVETLAYSDEDEIALDYKEIQDLFGTDFYNIYSRQEVFNKFLKNITVA